DNA from Halostella limicola:
CGAGACCGAGGAACTCCGCGACCGGATCATCGAGGGCGTCGAGGACGCCATCGGCCCGATCGCTCGTCCCGAACAGGTGATCTTCACGCCCGAACTCCCCAAGACCCGCTCGGGCAAGATCATGCGCCGGCTGCTGGAGGACATCGCCAACGAGGACGAACTCGGCGACACCTCCACCCTCCGCAACCCCGACGTCGTCAGCGACATCCAGAACAAGGTCCAGAGCGACTGACCGGCCGCGACGACCGCGGAACCGCGGTCCACCCTCCGTCCGGTCAAGCGTCCGGATAGCGGTCCGAGACCAACGCCATGAGAAGCAGGATGACTCCGAGCGAGAGGCCGACCATGACGGCGCCGTAGACGGCGAAGTTCAGTGGTGTGATCTCGAAGACGAACGGGCCGAACCCGGCGTTGTCCGGAACGCCCTCTTTCACCGGTAAGACGAGGCCGACCATCGCGCCGAACAGGGCGGCCAGTCCGACGATGGCGGCGTAGAGACCGAGCACCATCCGACGACCGCCGATGCGACCGCGCACGGACGTTTCCATGGCCGGCGCTAGGGCGGGGAACGGTTAGGCTTTTGCGCTCTCCGTCCGAAACGCGCCCATGAGCGAGAAGGAACTCCTCGGGATCGTGCTCGGCGTGATCGCCGTACTGATGTTCGCGATGGGGATCATCCTGGTCCTCGGCTGACC
Protein-coding regions in this window:
- a CDS encoding DUF7520 family protein gives rise to the protein METSVRGRIGGRRMVLGLYAAIVGLAALFGAMVGLVLPVKEGVPDNAGFGPFVFEITPLNFAVYGAVMVGLSLGVILLLMALVSDRYPDA
- a CDS encoding AMP-binding enzyme, producing ETEELRDRIIEGVEDAIGPIARPEQVIFTPELPKTRSGKIMRRLLEDIANEDELGDTSTLRNPDVVSDIQNKVQSD